In Thermodesulfobacteriota bacterium, the following proteins share a genomic window:
- a CDS encoding rod shape-determining protein, whose product MFNYLIGLFSNDLAIDLGTASTLIYVKNKGIVINEPSVVAVRKDGRGRRVLAVGGDAKAMLGKTPGNIAAIRPLKDGVIADFAVTEEMLKHFIAKVHNRKLLVRPRIIVGVPSGITQVEKRAVKESAHSAGASEVYLIEEPMAAAIGAGMPITEPSGNMIVDIGGGTSEIAVISLSGIVQAKSIRVGGDKFDEVIMQYIKRKYNLAIGMGVAENMKMSMGLTSPEEEDQMMEIKGSNLVTGIPATIEIAAVEVREALNEPLNALIDAIKQVLETTPPELAADMVDKGIMLAGGGALLRNLDSVLREETKLPITIADDPLTCVVRGAGKVLDEIALLKEVTIPN is encoded by the coding sequence ATGTTCAACTACCTTATAGGACTCTTCTCGAACGATCTCGCCATAGACCTGGGCACGGCAAGCACCCTGATATATGTCAAGAACAAGGGCATCGTAATAAACGAGCCTTCGGTGGTCGCCGTGAGGAAGGACGGCAGGGGCAGGCGCGTTCTGGCCGTCGGCGGGGACGCGAAAGCCATGCTCGGGAAGACCCCCGGGAATATCGCGGCCATAAGGCCCTTGAAGGACGGGGTCATAGCCGACTTCGCGGTGACCGAGGAGATGCTAAAGCACTTCATCGCCAAGGTCCACAACCGTAAGCTCCTCGTGCGCCCGAGAATAATCGTGGGCGTACCGTCGGGCATAACCCAGGTGGAGAAGAGGGCGGTAAAGGAGTCGGCCCATTCGGCCGGGGCCTCGGAGGTATACCTGATCGAGGAGCCCATGGCAGCGGCCATAGGCGCGGGCATGCCCATTACCGAGCCCTCGGGGAACATGATAGTGGACATCGGCGGCGGCACCTCGGAGATAGCCGTAATCTCTCTGTCGGGCATCGTCCAGGCCAAGTCCATACGCGTTGGCGGGGACAAGTTCGACGAGGTGATAATGCAGTACATAAAGAGAAAGTACAACCTGGCCATAGGCATGGGCGTGGCCGAGAATATGAAGATGAGCATGGGGCTCACCTCCCCCGAGGAGGAGGACCAGATGATGGAGATAAAGGGCTCCAACCTGGTGACGGGCATACCGGCCACAATCGAGATAGCCGCGGTCGAGGTAAGGGAGGCGCTGAACGAACCCCTGAACGCGCTCATAGATGCCATAAAGCAGGTGCTGGAGACCACCCCTCCGGAACTGGCGGCCGACATGGTGGACAAGGGCATAATGCTCGCCGGCGGCGGGGCGCTCCTGAGAAACCTCGACTCGGTCCTGAGGGAGGAGACCAAGCTCCCGATTACCATAGCCGACGACCCGCTTACCTGTGTGGTAAGGGGGGCCGGCAAGGTGCTCGACGAGATAGCGCTCCTGAAGGAAGTTACCATACCGAACTGA